One genomic segment of uncultured Desulfobacter sp. includes these proteins:
- a CDS encoding potassium transporter TrkG — protein sequence MRWPFIIRIIGVLLFVLGLSMVLPLGCSLFFKDGAYQGHLTAMVVTTIMGTLMIFISKKAGNHDYINQREGIAVVALGWLGVGLFGALPFFLAPDFSTYTDAFFESVSGFTTTGSSVMTNIEGAAPSLLFWRSLIQWLGGMGIIVLSLAILPFLGVGGIQLYKAEVPSPVPDKLTPRLSDSAKILWIVYAGMTFLLILFLYFGGMSLFESICHALTTLPTGGFSPKNLSIAHYDSAYFDYTITIFMLLAGINFSLHYQILRGNGLVFWKDSECRFFLCAVVVGTLIITLNTWGPLYDSFSKAFRFAIFQVVSIVTTTGYATADYELFPGLSQVLLFFGMFMGASAGSTGGGMKCARIMVCIKYCYRELFKLIHPRSVSHIKLNNTLIPEELLRSILGFIVLYVLIFIIATALLSSLGVDLLTSLGAVASCIGNIGPGFGTVGPAENFAHLPQAGKWLLSWCMLAGRLEIYTVIILLVPEFWKR from the coding sequence ATGCGCTGGCCCTTTATCATACGGATCATCGGTGTCCTTCTTTTTGTACTCGGCCTTTCCATGGTGCTGCCTTTGGGCTGCAGTCTGTTTTTTAAGGACGGGGCCTATCAAGGCCACCTTACAGCCATGGTGGTGACCACAATCATGGGCACGCTAATGATTTTCATCTCAAAAAAGGCCGGAAACCATGACTACATCAACCAACGGGAAGGCATCGCCGTTGTGGCATTAGGATGGCTTGGCGTTGGTCTTTTCGGTGCCCTGCCCTTTTTTCTGGCCCCTGATTTTTCTACGTATACAGATGCTTTTTTTGAGTCCGTGTCCGGATTTACCACCACGGGCTCATCGGTGATGACCAACATTGAAGGGGCGGCTCCCAGCCTTTTGTTCTGGCGAAGCCTGATACAGTGGCTGGGGGGCATGGGCATCATTGTTCTTTCCCTGGCCATTTTACCGTTTTTAGGGGTGGGCGGCATCCAGTTATATAAAGCCGAAGTACCAAGTCCGGTACCTGACAAACTCACCCCCCGGTTATCAGATTCCGCCAAGATTCTTTGGATTGTGTATGCAGGTATGACGTTTTTACTCATCCTTTTCCTTTATTTCGGGGGAATGAGTTTATTTGAATCAATCTGCCACGCCCTGACCACACTTCCCACCGGCGGCTTTTCACCTAAGAACCTCTCCATCGCCCACTATGATTCCGCCTATTTTGATTATACAATTACCATATTTATGTTACTTGCAGGCATCAACTTTTCTCTGCATTACCAAATACTGCGAGGCAATGGTCTTGTGTTCTGGAAAGACTCTGAATGCCGATTTTTTCTGTGCGCTGTGGTTGTAGGTACCCTGATAATCACACTCAACACCTGGGGGCCATTGTATGACAGCTTCTCCAAAGCTTTCAGATTCGCCATATTCCAGGTGGTTTCCATTGTCACCACCACAGGCTATGCCACGGCTGACTATGAATTATTTCCGGGCCTGTCCCAGGTCCTTTTATTTTTTGGTATGTTCATGGGTGCCAGTGCCGGCTCCACGGGCGGCGGCATGAAATGTGCCAGGATTATGGTTTGCATTAAATACTGCTACCGGGAACTGTTCAAGCTCATCCATCCCCGAAGTGTCAGCCATATCAAACTGAACAACACCCTGATTCCCGAAGAGTTGCTGCGCTCCATCCTGGGATTCATCGTGTTATATGTCCTGATTTTTATCATAGCCACCGCACTTCTATCCTCACTGGGTGTGGATCTTTTGACCTCATTAGGCGCTGTCGCCTCGTGTATCGGCAACATCGGCCCGGGTTTCGGCACAGTGGGACCGGCGGAAAATTTTGCACACCTGCCCCAGGCCGGCAAATGGCTTTTGTCCTGGTGCATGCTGGCAGGACGACTGGAAATTTATACTGTGATTATACTTCTTGTCCCCGAATTCTGGAAACGATAG